One Sphingomonas endolithica genomic window, CTGTTCCTCTCGCTCACCGCGCTCGGCGCCGCGCTTGCCGCGCCGGTGAGTGCACAGACCGTTGCCATCACCGGCGGCACCGTGGCGATCGGTGACGGTTCGCAGCCGATCGAGCGCGGCACCGTGGTGATGCGCGACGGCCGCATCGTCGCGGCAGGCGCCGGCATTGCCGTACCGGCGGGTGCGACGGTGATCGACGCCACCGGCAAGTGGGTCGCGGCGGGCATGGTCGCCGGCTTCACCAATCTGGGGCTGGTCGATGCCGAGGGCGTCAGCGAGAGCAACGATGCCAGCGCCAGCACCTCGCCGTTCAACGCCTCGATCGACATCGCGCCGGCGATCAACCCGCAGGCGGTGGAGATCGGCAACGAACGCGCCGGGGGGATCACGCGCGCGATCGTGTCGCCTTCGACCGGCCAGTCGATCTTTGCCGGGCGTGGTGCGGTGATCGATCTCGGCGCCGATGCTAATCCGATCACCCGCGCACGCGCTTTCCAATATGTCGAGCTTGGTGAGGACGGCGCGCAGGAAGCCGGCGGCAGCCGCCCGGCGGCCTATGCCATGCTGCACGATGCGCTGGCGCAGGCGCAGGATTATCGGCGCAACCCGGCGGCCTTCGGCGGACGAGAGAAAGAATCGCTGTTGAAGCGCGCCGACGCACAGGCATTGCTGCCGGTGCTCGACGGCACGATGCCGCTGTTCGTCCATGTCGAGCGCGCCAGCGACATCCGCTCGGTACTGGCGCTCAAGCAGCAATATCCGGCGCTCAAGCTGGTGCTGGTCGGGGTCCGCGAAGGCTGGATGGTGGCGCCCGAGATCGCCGCGGCCCGCGTCGGCGTCATCGCCGCGGCCTTGGCCGATCTGCCGGCAAGCTTCGAGGCGCTGGGCGCGACCGAGTCGAACGTCGGCCGGATGACCGCGGCGGGCGTGCCCGTGGCGATTTCGACCGTCGGCGCCAACACGGCGCCCGGCGAGCATGTGCTGAAGCAATATGCCGGGAATCTGGTGGCGATCGCGCGCGTGCCGGGTGCCACTGGGCTGAATTGGGGCCAGGCTTTCGCGACCGTCTCGTCCAGGCCGGCACAGGCGCTGGGCATGGACGGGGAGATCGGCTCGCTGCGCCCCGGCCGCCGTGCCGATGTGGTGATCTGGGACGGCGACCCGCTCGAACTCTCCTCTGCGCCGCTCGCCGTCTATATCGATGGCCTGGCGCAGCCGATGCGCTCGCGCCAGATCGAGCTGCGCGATCGCTATAGCGTACCGCAGGAAGGCGCGTTGCCGAAGGCGTATAGCCGGTAGCGCCCTCATACCTCCCCGGCGAGCGCCGGGGTCCAGTCGCGGACCAGAAGGTGACGGGCGCAGCGTGCCGTTACTCGAACCTTCCCCACTGGACCCCGGCGTTCGCCGGGGAAGAAAAGGGGGCAGGTGACGAACGGATCGCCTGCCCTTTCCCCAACGCTTCCATAGGCCTATAGCCGCGGCAACCATGGCCGCTGCGACTCTCCCCCTCCCCGCCGACTGGCGCGATTTCCTTGCGCTGACCAAGCCGCGCGTGATGACGCTGGTGGTGTTCACCGGGCTGTGCGGCATGCTCGCCGCGCCGGTGCTGATCGATCCCGTGCTCGGCTTCACCGCCATCCTGTGCATTGCCCTGGGCGCGGGTGCGGCTGGGGCACTCAACCAATGGTATGAGGCCGATCTCGACGCCAAGATGAAGCGCACGCAGGGCCGCCCGCTCCCCGCCGGTCGGATGGAGCGCGGTTCGGCGCTGCATTTCGGGGTCGGCTTGGGCGTCTTCTCGGTGTTGCTGATGGGGCTGGCGCTCAACCTCGTCGCCGCCGCGATCCTGGCGGTGTCGATCCTGTTCTACGTCTTGGTCTACACCGTCTGGCTGAAGCGCCGCACGCCGCAGAACATCGTCATCGGCGGTGCCGCGGGGGCATTCCCGCCGCTGATCGGCTGGGCGGCGGCGACCGGCGATGTCGCGACGCTGCCGATCCTGCTGTTTGCATTGGTGTTCCTGTGGACGCCGCCGCA contains:
- a CDS encoding amidohydrolase family protein, whose product is MKALFLSLTALGAALAAPVSAQTVAITGGTVAIGDGSQPIERGTVVMRDGRIVAAGAGIAVPAGATVIDATGKWVAAGMVAGFTNLGLVDAEGVSESNDASASTSPFNASIDIAPAINPQAVEIGNERAGGITRAIVSPSTGQSIFAGRGAVIDLGADANPITRARAFQYVELGEDGAQEAGGSRPAAYAMLHDALAQAQDYRRNPAAFGGREKESLLKRADAQALLPVLDGTMPLFVHVERASDIRSVLALKQQYPALKLVLVGVREGWMVAPEIAAARVGVIAAALADLPASFEALGATESNVGRMTAAGVPVAISTVGANTAPGEHVLKQYAGNLVAIARVPGATGLNWGQAFATVSSRPAQALGMDGEIGSLRPGRRADVVIWDGDPLELSSAPLAVYIDGLAQPMRSRQIELRDRYSVPQEGALPKAYSR
- a CDS encoding heme o synthase — translated: MAAATLPLPADWRDFLALTKPRVMTLVVFTGLCGMLAAPVLIDPVLGFTAILCIALGAGAAGALNQWYEADLDAKMKRTQGRPLPAGRMERGSALHFGVGLGVFSVLLMGLALNLVAAAILAVSILFYVLVYTVWLKRRTPQNIVIGGAAGAFPPLIGWAAATGDVATLPILLFALVFLWTPPHFWALALFMKTDYAAAGVPMLPVVSGERTTRTQIGLYTIPMAVAALAPWALGLSGAIYGWTVAITTAVFAGMALQVATRTTQANDAMRPEKRLFAYSILYLFILFGALVADRWI